Proteins encoded within one genomic window of Tabrizicola piscis:
- the coxB gene encoding cytochrome c oxidase subunit II → MRLSTAMTGIAAACAASLAAGAALAQQALEIVGQPVDGAMGFQPAGTPGAADLQWLDGMILYIITAIVIFVTGLLIYVMIRYNSKTNPTPARFTHNSPLEVAWTVIPIVILVFIGAFSLPVLFKDQEIPVGDVTIKATGYQWYWGYEYVDEDVAFESYMIGSPSLGGNNMLTPEVEAELVAAGYTREQFLLATDTAVVVPVGKKIVIQVTAADVIHSWKIPAFGVMQDGVPGRIAALWFQPEREGIYFGQCSELCGQMHAYMPITVKVVSEAAYAEWLVKAKAGDVELSHLEAAAPVDVALND, encoded by the coding sequence ATGCGCCTTTCGACTGCGATGACCGGTATTGCCGCGGCCTGTGCCGCAAGCCTTGCGGCAGGGGCCGCCCTTGCCCAGCAAGCTCTTGAGATCGTTGGCCAGCCGGTCGATGGTGCCATGGGCTTCCAGCCTGCTGGCACCCCGGGTGCCGCCGATCTGCAATGGCTGGACGGGATGATCCTTTATATCATCACCGCCATCGTGATCTTCGTCACCGGCCTTCTGATCTACGTCATGATCCGGTACAATTCCAAGACCAACCCGACCCCGGCGCGGTTCACCCACAACTCGCCGCTGGAAGTGGCGTGGACGGTGATCCCGATCGTGATCCTTGTGTTCATCGGGGCGTTTTCGCTGCCGGTGCTGTTCAAGGACCAGGAAATTCCGGTTGGCGACGTGACGATCAAGGCCACGGGCTATCAGTGGTACTGGGGCTATGAATATGTCGATGAAGATGTGGCTTTCGAAAGCTACATGATCGGCTCGCCCTCGCTGGGTGGCAACAACATGCTGACGCCCGAGGTTGAGGCGGAGCTTGTCGCGGCGGGCTATACGCGGGAGCAGTTCCTGCTGGCGACGGATACGGCGGTTGTGGTGCCGGTCGGCAAGAAGATCGTCATTCAGGTGACGGCGGCGGATGTGATCCATTCGTGGAAGATCCCGGCCTTTGGCGTGATGCAGGACGGGGTGCCCGGCCGGATCGCGGCGCTGTGGTTCCAGCCGGAGCGGGAAGGCATCTACTTTGGCCAGTGTTCGGAACTTTGCGGGCAGATGCACGCTTATATGCCGATCACCGTGAAGGTCGTGTCGGAAGCGGCCTATGCCGAATGGCTGGTCAAGGCCAAGGCGGGCGATGTGGAACTGTCGCATCTTGAGGCGGCCGCGCCGGTGGATGTGGCGCTGAACGACTGA
- the tldD gene encoding metalloprotease TldD encodes MTDAPFRPFETHLDEAAALATLRAATDGADDGELFLERRRAEAIMLDDGRIRQATYDASQGFGLRAVRGEVAGYAHSTEITETALRRASETARLAVGAGGGTMAEGPRGTNTRLYRPDDPMADATFPVKIELLREIDAHARALDPRVVQVSATLSASIQEVEILRPDGQRLADIRPMARLNVSVMIEDGGRREQGGTGMGGRYGLAQLMLPETWKPLLAEALRIAQVNLGAVEAPAGEMDVVLGPGWPGILLHEAIGHGLEGDFNRKETSAFAGLMGKQIASKGVTVLDDGTIPDRRGSISIDDEGTPSGKNVLIEDGVLVGYMQDRQNARLMGVAPTGNGRRESFAHIPMPRMTNTYMLAGKDDPAGIVASLKDGIYAVGFGGGQVDITSGKFVFSCTEAYRVKNGVIGAAVKGATLIGDGATALKGIRAIGNDLALDPGIGNCGKAGQWVPVGVGQPTLLIGGLTVGGAAA; translated from the coding sequence ATGACCGACGCCCCCTTCCGCCCCTTCGAAACCCACCTCGACGAAGCCGCTGCCCTTGCCACCCTGCGCGCGGCCACCGATGGGGCTGACGATGGCGAGCTTTTCCTTGAACGCCGCCGGGCAGAGGCGATCATGCTGGATGACGGCCGCATCCGGCAGGCGACCTATGATGCAAGCCAAGGCTTCGGCCTGCGCGCCGTGCGGGGTGAGGTTGCGGGCTACGCCCATTCGACCGAGATTACCGAAACCGCCCTGCGCCGGGCGTCAGAAACGGCGCGCCTTGCCGTCGGTGCCGGGGGCGGCACCATGGCCGAAGGCCCGCGCGGCACCAACACCCGGCTGTACCGCCCCGATGACCCGATGGCCGACGCGACCTTCCCCGTGAAGATCGAGTTGCTGCGCGAGATTGACGCCCATGCCCGCGCACTGGACCCGCGTGTCGTGCAGGTCTCCGCCACCCTCAGCGCCAGCATTCAAGAGGTGGAGATCCTGCGCCCTGACGGGCAGCGGCTGGCTGATATCCGCCCGATGGCCCGGCTGAACGTCAGCGTGATGATCGAAGACGGCGGCCGCCGCGAACAGGGCGGCACCGGCATGGGCGGGCGCTACGGGCTGGCCCAACTGATGCTGCCCGAAACCTGGAAGCCGCTGCTGGCCGAAGCCCTGCGCATCGCGCAAGTGAACCTTGGCGCGGTCGAGGCCCCGGCGGGCGAGATGGACGTGGTCCTTGGCCCCGGCTGGCCCGGTATCCTGCTGCACGAGGCGATCGGCCACGGGCTGGAGGGCGACTTCAACCGCAAGGAAACCTCGGCCTTCGCGGGCCTGATGGGGAAACAGATCGCCTCAAAAGGCGTGACTGTCCTTGATGACGGCACAATCCCCGACCGGCGCGGCAGTATCTCGATAGACGACGAAGGCACCCCTTCCGGCAAGAACGTGCTGATCGAGGATGGCGTGCTGGTCGGCTACATGCAGGACCGCCAGAACGCCCGCCTGATGGGTGTCGCCCCCACCGGCAACGGGCGGCGCGAAAGCTTTGCGCATATCCCGATGCCGCGGATGACCAATACCTACATGCTGGCAGGCAAGGATGACCCGGCCGGGATCGTCGCCAGCCTCAAGGATGGCATCTACGCCGTGGGCTTTGGCGGCGGACAGGTGGATATCACCAGCGGCAAGTTCGTCTTTTCCTGCACCGAGGCCTACCGGGTGAAGAACGGCGTGATCGGCGCTGCGGTCAAAGGCGCGACGCTGATCGGCGACGGCGCGACCGCGCTGAAAGGCATCCGCGCCATCGGCAACGATCTGGCGCTTGATCCCGGCATCGGCAACTGCGGCAAGGCCGGGCAGTGGGTGCCGGTGGGTGTGGGCCAACCAACGCTGCTGATCGGCGGCCTCACGGTCGGGGGTGCTGCGGCCTGA
- a CDS encoding MmcB family DNA repair protein, with protein MDQPVDSLPEILPPLPGQRLGRGVCRGLRALDFVCVEELVPAPGLRVDVMALGPKGEVWVVECKSGRADYRADRKWAGYLDWCDRFFWAVDAAFPVDLLPEGTGLILADPYDAEVVRMAPEVTLSPARRKVVLRTFARTAAARLQGLRDPGFVGDVRFF; from the coding sequence ATGGACCAACCGGTTGACAGTTTGCCCGAGATCCTGCCGCCCCTGCCGGGGCAGCGGCTTGGCCGTGGCGTCTGTCGCGGGTTGCGGGCGCTGGATTTCGTTTGCGTCGAGGAATTGGTGCCTGCCCCCGGCTTGCGCGTGGACGTCATGGCCTTGGGTCCGAAAGGCGAAGTCTGGGTGGTGGAATGCAAGTCCGGCCGGGCGGACTACCGGGCTGATCGCAAGTGGGCGGGTTATCTTGACTGGTGCGACCGGTTCTTCTGGGCGGTGGACGCGGCCTTTCCGGTGGATTTGCTGCCGGAAGGCACCGGGCTGATCCTTGCCGATCCCTACGACGCCGAGGTGGTGCGCATGGCACCGGAAGTGACCCTGTCACCGGCGCGGCGCAAGGTGGTGCTGCGGACCTTTGCGCGGACGGCGGCGGCGCGGTTGCAGGGCCTGCGCGATCCGGGCTTTGTGGGCGACGTCCGGTTTTTCTGA
- a CDS encoding alpha-E domain-containing protein: MLSRTADNLYWIARYMERADTVARLLEVGSRISLIPSVHGYRSEWDSLLQATGMADSFAKKYGDPVQRNIESFLFFDRDNPSSVASCFTAARENGRIVRTALTTQVWDALNTAFQELKALERTPRSELELSRLTEWVMRHAAMVRGAIDATLLRNDGYNFLNIGYYLERGDNTARLMDVKYYVLLPRVDFVGSGLDNYQWTTLLRAMGAQRAFHWAYGGEVTAAKIADFLILNPQSPRSLATCSAGLVNHMGRVAKAYGRETAAQDKARVLQAEIEGATVEAIFEEGLHEYLTRFIAEVAVLAQAINEAYLSGEMR; the protein is encoded by the coding sequence ATGCTGAGCCGCACCGCCGACAACCTTTACTGGATCGCCCGCTACATGGAACGGGCCGATACGGTCGCGCGGCTGCTGGAAGTGGGCAGCCGGATCAGCCTGATCCCATCGGTTCACGGCTATCGCAGCGAATGGGACAGCCTGTTGCAGGCCACGGGGATGGCCGATTCCTTCGCCAAGAAATACGGCGACCCGGTGCAGCGGAACATCGAAAGCTTTCTGTTCTTTGACCGTGACAACCCGTCCTCGGTCGCCAGTTGCTTTACGGCGGCGCGGGAAAACGGGCGGATCGTGCGGACGGCGCTGACGACGCAGGTCTGGGACGCGCTGAACACCGCGTTCCAGGAACTGAAAGCGCTGGAACGCACGCCAAGGTCAGAACTGGAACTGTCGCGCCTGACCGAATGGGTGATGCGCCACGCTGCGATGGTGCGGGGGGCGATTGACGCCACATTGTTGCGCAATGATGGCTATAACTTTCTGAACATCGGGTATTATCTGGAGCGTGGCGACAATACCGCGCGGCTGATGGACGTGAAATACTATGTCCTGCTGCCCCGGGTGGATTTCGTCGGCTCGGGTCTGGACAACTATCAATGGACCACGCTGTTGCGCGCCATGGGGGCGCAGCGGGCGTTTCACTGGGCCTATGGGGGCGAAGTGACGGCGGCCAAGATCGCCGACTTTCTGATCCTGAACCCGCAGTCGCCCCGGTCGCTGGCCACCTGCTCGGCCGGGTTGGTCAATCACATGGGGCGTGTGGCCAAGGCCTATGGGCGCGAAACGGCGGCGCAGGACAAGGCGCGGGTGCTTCAGGCGGAAATCGAGGGCGCGACGGTTGAGGCGATCTTCGAAGAGGGGCTGCACGAATACCTGACGCGGTTCATCGCCGAGGTGGCGGTGCTCGCCCAGGCGATCAACGAGGCCTATCTGAGCGGGGAGATGCGCTGA
- a CDS encoding cytochrome c oxidase assembly protein: MMFPRLQGNQRTLAQLVALVVTLTFTTIVIIPPFYDWFCRVTGFGGATSVAEAGADTILDQTVKVRFDASLEQGMPWTFKPVVHSMDIRIGETGLAFYEAHNPATRPVAGTASFNVYPYAAGGFFTKIECFCFTEQILQPGETVQMPVSFYVDPAMVTDEEGRFVKEIVLSYTFHETPLPEEQAALPTAAAPNAGAVN; encoded by the coding sequence ATGATGTTCCCCCGTCTGCAAGGCAACCAGCGCACCTTGGCCCAGCTTGTGGCCCTTGTCGTCACGCTGACCTTCACGACCATCGTCATCATCCCGCCGTTCTATGACTGGTTCTGCCGGGTCACTGGCTTTGGCGGTGCAACCTCGGTCGCCGAGGCCGGGGCTGACACGATCCTTGACCAGACCGTGAAGGTGCGCTTCGACGCATCGCTGGAGCAGGGGATGCCTTGGACGTTCAAGCCGGTCGTTCATTCGATGGACATCCGGATCGGCGAAACCGGGCTTGCCTTCTATGAGGCGCACAACCCGGCAACCCGCCCGGTGGCCGGCACAGCCAGCTTCAACGTCTATCCCTATGCAGCAGGCGGCTTTTTCACCAAGATCGAATGTTTCTGCTTCACCGAACAGATCCTGCAACCCGGTGAGACTGTGCAGATGCCGGTCAGCTTTTACGTTGACCCCGCCATGGTCACGGATGAGGAAGGCCGGTTTGTGAAAGAGATCGTCCTCAGCTACACTTTCCACGAAACACCGCTGCCTGAAGAACAGGCGGCGCTGCCAACTGCCGCAGCACCCAACGCCGGTGCAGTGAACTGA
- the cyoE gene encoding heme o synthase, whose product MSDIGAYQATPAPYEAGFGDYVQLLKPRVMSLVVFTALVGLLVAPVSLHPVEAFAAILFIALGAGASGALNMWWDADIDAVMARTARRPVPSGRVQAGEALALGLGLSGISVVMLGLATNLMAAALLAFTIFFYAVVYSMWLKRLTPQNIVIGGAAGAFPPMIGWVAATGSVSIEAALMFALIFMWTPPHFWALALFMKADYHTAGVPMLTVTHGRRSTRRHVLVYTLLLVPVAVGAALTSLGGPLTLAVTVALNLWFVLGAYRIWRRDEAVAEADKYAVEKAFFRFSLLYLFLHFAAYLVEAALRSFGAGGW is encoded by the coding sequence ATGAGCGATATCGGAGCATATCAGGCCACACCCGCGCCGTATGAGGCAGGGTTCGGCGATTACGTGCAGCTGTTGAAGCCGCGCGTGATGTCGCTTGTGGTCTTCACCGCGCTCGTGGGTCTGCTGGTGGCTCCGGTCTCGCTCCACCCGGTTGAGGCGTTTGCCGCGATCCTGTTCATTGCGCTGGGGGCCGGTGCCTCGGGTGCGTTGAACATGTGGTGGGACGCGGATATCGACGCGGTGATGGCGCGTACCGCCCGCCGTCCGGTGCCTTCGGGCCGGGTGCAGGCAGGTGAGGCGCTCGCGCTGGGGCTTGGGCTTTCGGGCATCAGCGTGGTGATGCTGGGGCTGGCGACCAACCTGATGGCGGCGGCGCTGCTGGCCTTCACGATCTTCTTCTATGCAGTCGTCTATTCGATGTGGCTGAAGCGGTTGACGCCGCAGAACATCGTCATCGGTGGGGCTGCCGGGGCGTTTCCGCCGATGATCGGCTGGGTCGCCGCGACGGGCAGCGTGTCGATTGAGGCGGCGCTGATGTTTGCGCTGATCTTCATGTGGACGCCGCCGCATTTCTGGGCGCTGGCCCTGTTCATGAAGGCTGATTACCACACTGCAGGGGTGCCGATGCTGACCGTGACCCATGGCCGGCGGTCAACGCGGCGGCATGTGCTGGTCTATACGCTTCTGCTGGTGCCGGTGGCGGTTGGCGCGGCGCTGACCTCGCTGGGCGGGCCGCTGACGCTGGCGGTGACGGTGGCGCTGAACCTGTGGTTCGTGCTGGGTGCCTACCGGATCTGGCGGCGGGACGAGGCTGTGGCCGAGGCTGACAAATACGCGGTGGAAAAGGCGTTCTTCCGCTTTTCGCTCCTCTACCTGTTCCTGCATTTCGCCGCCTACCTTGTGGAAGCGGCACTGCGGTCCTTTGGCGCTGGGGGCTGGTGA
- a CDS encoding SURF1 family protein codes for MLRNTIFALALGLSGVGVLIGLGLWQMQRLAWKEGIIAGAETMIAADPVALGSSLDPVADRYRSVVVNGAFTGEEAHVLTSSREAGPGFLVIAAYLTDDGRRILIDRGFVPETEKSTPRAGREVTVTGNLAWPDDITGSTPPYDAQRAIWYGRDLPGIAALLGTEPVLVIARNDTGDGILPQPVTVAGFRNNHWQYAVTWFSLAAVWLGMTVFLLWRIRFRTV; via the coding sequence ATGCTGCGCAACACGATCTTCGCTTTGGCGCTGGGGCTGTCGGGGGTCGGGGTCCTGATCGGCCTTGGCCTCTGGCAGATGCAGCGGCTGGCGTGGAAGGAGGGCATCATCGCCGGGGCTGAGACGATGATCGCCGCCGATCCGGTGGCGCTTGGGTCCAGCCTTGATCCGGTGGCCGATCGCTACCGCTCGGTGGTCGTGAACGGCGCCTTTACGGGCGAGGAGGCACATGTCCTCACCTCATCGCGTGAGGCAGGGCCGGGATTCCTGGTGATTGCCGCTTACCTTACCGACGACGGCCGCCGCATCCTGATCGACCGGGGGTTTGTGCCGGAAACCGAGAAGTCCACACCGCGCGCGGGGCGGGAGGTCACGGTGACCGGCAACCTGGCCTGGCCCGATGACATCACCGGATCGACCCCGCCCTATGACGCCCAACGCGCCATCTGGTATGGCCGCGACCTGCCCGGGATTGCAGCGCTGCTGGGGACCGAACCTGTGCTGGTCATCGCCCGCAACGATACGGGTGACGGCATCCTCCCGCAGCCCGTCACCGTGGCCGGGTTTCGCAACAACCACTGGCAATATGCCGTGACCTGGTTTTCTTTGGCAGCCGTGTGGCTGGGGATGACAGTCTTTCTTCTCTGGCGTATCAGGTTTCGGACTGTTTGA
- a CDS encoding cytochrome c oxidase subunit 3, which produces MANAKNHDYHVLPPSIWPLAGALAAIIMLFGAVMGMHAPDASPDTPYGFVDFVSGYWLALLGLAGVLYVMFAWWSEVVHESSVGDHTPVVRLGLRYGFILFIMSEVMFFAAWFWTFFKHRMYPMGPNSPAVDGVWPPAGIETFDPWHLPLINTLILLLSGCAATWAHHALVHENNRKDLVNGLILAIGLGVVFTGMQAYEYSHAAFGFAGNIYGASFFMATGFHGFHVIIGTIFLTVCLIRALKGHFTPEKHVGFEAAAWYWHFVDVVWLFLFAAVYVWGQG; this is translated from the coding sequence ATGGCCAACGCAAAGAACCACGACTACCACGTTCTGCCACCGTCGATCTGGCCTTTGGCCGGGGCGCTTGCCGCGATCATCATGCTGTTTGGCGCAGTGATGGGGATGCATGCGCCCGATGCGTCGCCGGATACGCCCTATGGCTTTGTCGATTTCGTCAGCGGCTACTGGCTGGCGCTGCTTGGCCTTGCCGGTGTGCTTTACGTCATGTTCGCCTGGTGGTCGGAAGTCGTGCACGAAAGCAGCGTCGGCGACCATACGCCGGTCGTGCGGCTGGGCCTGCGCTATGGCTTCATCCTGTTCATCATGTCCGAGGTGATGTTCTTCGCGGCCTGGTTCTGGACCTTCTTCAAGCACCGCATGTATCCAATGGGGCCAAACAGCCCCGCGGTTGACGGTGTCTGGCCCCCTGCCGGGATCGAGACGTTCGACCCCTGGCACCTGCCGCTCATCAACACGCTGATCCTGCTGTTGTCGGGCTGTGCGGCCACCTGGGCGCACCATGCGCTGGTCCATGAAAACAACCGCAAGGATCTGGTCAACGGGCTGATCCTGGCCATCGGCCTTGGCGTCGTGTTCACCGGGATGCAGGCCTATGAATACAGCCACGCGGCCTTCGGCTTTGCCGGCAACATCTATGGCGCCAGTTTCTTCATGGCGACGGGCTTCCATGGGTTCCACGTCATCATCGGGACGATCTTCCTGACCGTCTGCCTGATCCGCGCGCTGAAGGGGCACTTCACCCCAGAAAAGCATGTCGGGTTTGAGGCCGCCGCCTGGTACTGGCACTTTGTCGACGTGGTCTGGCTGTTCCTTTTCGCCGCCGTCTACGTCTGGGGCCAAGGCTGA
- a CDS encoding proteasome-type protease codes for MTYCVGLLLNEGMVLLSDTRTNAGLDNISTYRKMFTFEEPGERVIVIMTAGSLSVSQTTLAQLREAIEDPEATAETSIMLAPTLLKVAEIVGDRLAKVREEIDHKLSAAQGASASMIVAGQRKGGAMRLFLIYPEGNFIEATEDAPFLQIGEHKYGKPILDRVVKPSTSLSDAQKAVLLSMDSTLRSNLSVGMPLDLAVIEKDACQVTLRRRIEAGDPAFRAMSEAWSTALRDGFARIVI; via the coding sequence ATGACCTACTGCGTCGGGCTTTTGCTGAATGAGGGCATGGTGCTCTTGTCGGATACACGCACCAATGCCGGGCTCGACAATATCTCGACCTACCGCAAGATGTTCACCTTTGAAGAGCCGGGTGAGCGGGTGATCGTCATCATGACAGCGGGCAGCCTGTCAGTCAGCCAGACCACGCTGGCGCAGCTGCGCGAGGCGATCGAGGATCCAGAGGCGACGGCCGAGACCAGCATCATGCTGGCGCCGACCTTGCTGAAAGTGGCCGAGATCGTGGGCGACCGGCTGGCGAAGGTGCGGGAAGAGATCGACCACAAGCTGTCAGCCGCGCAAGGAGCCAGTGCCAGCATGATCGTCGCGGGGCAGCGCAAGGGCGGCGCGATGCGGCTGTTCCTGATCTATCCCGAAGGCAACTTCATAGAGGCGACCGAGGACGCCCCGTTTCTGCAGATCGGTGAACACAAATATGGCAAGCCGATCCTGGACCGGGTGGTGAAGCCTTCGACCAGTCTTTCCGACGCCCAGAAGGCCGTGCTGCTGTCGATGGATTCGACGCTGCGGTCCAACCTGTCCGTGGGGATGCCACTGGACCTTGCCGTCATCGAGAAGGACGCCTGTCAGGTCACGCTGCGCAGGCGGATCGAGGCGGGCGACCCGGCGTTTCGCGCGATGAGCGAGGCATGGTCCACCGCGCTGCGCGACGGATTCGCAAGAATTGTCATCTGA
- the thrC gene encoding threonine synthase, translated as MHYVSTRGSAPVLGFGEAMMTGLARDGGLYVPDTVPELSHGDIAAMAGLPYEEVAFRVMRPYLGGFFGDDEFRGLIDAAYKGFHHTARAPLVQLAPNHFLLELFHGPTLAFKDFAMQLIGQMMQAALAKSGERITIVGATSGDTGSAAMEAFRGLANVDVFILFPHGRVSDVQRRQMTTPVEANCHALAMDGDFDACQARVKDMFNDFAFRDGVRLAGVNSINWARVLAQVVYYFYAATALGAPHRSVSFTVPTGNFGDIFAGYIARRMGLPIEKLVIATNQNDILDRALRAGDYRTDGVKPSISPSMDIQVSSNFERALFDAYGRDGNAVSQLMAELKTGGFHISQGALETLRATFASGRCSEEETLATITHQLRTTGELLCPHSAVGVKVAEDHLGAVPMITLATAHPAKFPDAVERATGIRPGLPPHMADLFDRPERMTRVPNDLAALQALVRERIAP; from the coding sequence ATGCACTACGTATCCACGCGCGGCTCGGCCCCCGTCCTTGGTTTTGGCGAGGCGATGATGACTGGCCTGGCCCGCGACGGCGGGCTTTACGTTCCCGACACGGTGCCGGAGCTTTCCCATGGCGACATCGCCGCCATGGCGGGCCTGCCGTATGAGGAGGTGGCCTTTCGCGTGATGCGCCCCTATCTGGGTGGCTTTTTCGGCGATGACGAATTTCGCGGCCTGATTGACGCGGCCTACAAGGGCTTTCACCACACGGCCCGCGCGCCGCTGGTGCAGCTGGCCCCGAACCATTTCCTGCTGGAGCTGTTCCATGGGCCGACGCTGGCCTTCAAGGACTTCGCCATGCAGCTGATCGGCCAGATGATGCAGGCGGCCCTTGCCAAGTCGGGCGAGCGGATCACGATTGTCGGCGCCACCAGCGGCGATACCGGGTCGGCGGCGATGGAGGCGTTCCGGGGGCTGGCCAATGTGGATGTGTTCATCCTGTTCCCGCATGGCCGCGTCAGTGACGTGCAGCGGCGGCAGATGACCACTCCGGTCGAGGCGAACTGCCATGCGCTGGCGATGGACGGCGACTTTGACGCCTGTCAGGCCCGGGTGAAGGACATGTTCAACGATTTCGCCTTCCGCGATGGCGTGCGGCTGGCCGGAGTGAACAGCATCAACTGGGCGCGGGTTCTGGCGCAGGTGGTCTATTACTTCTACGCGGCCACCGCCTTGGGCGCACCGCACCGCAGTGTCAGCTTCACCGTGCCGACGGGCAACTTCGGCGACATCTTCGCCGGCTACATCGCCCGCCGCATGGGGCTGCCCATCGAAAAGCTGGTGATCGCGACCAACCAGAATGACATCCTTGACCGGGCACTGCGGGCCGGGGACTACCGGACCGATGGGGTCAAACCGTCGATCAGCCCGTCGATGGACATTCAGGTGTCGTCGAACTTTGAACGCGCGCTGTTTGATGCCTATGGCCGCGATGGCAATGCCGTTTCCCAACTGATGGCCGAACTGAAAACCGGCGGCTTTCATATCAGCCAAGGTGCGTTGGAAACGCTGCGCGCCACCTTCGCCTCGGGCCGCTGTTCCGAGGAAGAGACGCTCGCCACCATCACCCACCAGTTGCGCACGACGGGTGAGCTTTTGTGCCCGCACTCCGCCGTTGGTGTGAAGGTGGCGGAAGACCACCTTGGCGCGGTGCCGATGATCACACTTGCGACGGCGCATCCGGCCAAGTTTCCCGATGCGGTAGAACGCGCCACCGGCATTCGCCCCGGCCTGCCGCCGCATATGGCGGACCTGTTTGACCGTCCCGAACGGATGACCCGCGTGCCGAATGACCTTGCCGCGCTTCAGGCGCTGGTGCGCGAAAGGATTGCGCCTTGA
- a CDS encoding DUF6324 family protein, which produces MGINSPSDIAANIQIGPTDSGMVRIFVEADGGIELPMDFDPEEADEIAEELRAAAEAARAIGSKPKKR; this is translated from the coding sequence ATGGGCATCAACTCTCCCAGTGATATCGCCGCCAACATCCAGATCGGGCCGACCGACTCTGGCATGGTCCGCATCTTTGTCGAAGCCGATGGCGGGATCGAACTTCCCATGGATTTCGACCCTGAAGAAGCCGACGAAATCGCCGAAGAATTGCGCGCAGCGGCTGAAGCGGCCCGCGCCATCGGATCAAAGCCGAAGAAGCGCTGA
- a CDS encoding transglutaminase family protein: MRLTVDHVTRYHYDRPVRSVVQSHRLQPSVFAGQKVSEWEVTVTGGVRGAAFRDGAGDQVQGWTVAGPVSEVTVRVQGTIDTVDLTGVLRGHKETVTPDCYLRATVPTRADTALAGLAMQAEGADPLALAHALSAVVADAIAYKPGVTHAHTTAAEALALGEGVCQDHAHALIAVARVRGLAGRYVSGYLFADADGQSHEAAHAWAELHLPGLGWVGFDPANRCCPDDRYIRLGSGFDAQDAAPIRGIARGGGKEEMDVTVAILQASQ; the protein is encoded by the coding sequence ATGCGGCTGACGGTGGATCATGTGACGCGCTATCACTACGACCGCCCGGTGCGGTCGGTTGTGCAAAGCCACCGGCTGCAGCCATCGGTCTTTGCCGGGCAGAAGGTGTCCGAGTGGGAGGTGACGGTCACGGGCGGGGTGCGCGGGGCGGCGTTCCGCGATGGGGCGGGGGATCAGGTGCAGGGCTGGACGGTGGCCGGGCCGGTCAGCGAAGTGACCGTGCGGGTGCAAGGCACGATCGACACGGTGGACTTGACGGGCGTCTTGCGCGGCCACAAGGAAACCGTGACGCCGGACTGCTATCTGCGCGCGACAGTTCCGACGCGGGCCGATACCGCGCTGGCCGGGCTGGCCATGCAGGCCGAGGGGGCGGATCCCCTTGCGCTGGCCCATGCGCTGAGCGCTGTGGTGGCGGATGCCATCGCCTACAAGCCGGGGGTGACCCATGCCCACACCACGGCGGCCGAGGCCCTCGCCTTGGGTGAAGGCGTGTGTCAGGACCATGCGCATGCGCTGATCGCGGTGGCGCGGGTGCGGGGGCTGGCCGGGCGCTATGTGTCGGGCTACCTCTTTGCCGATGCGGACGGGCAAAGCCATGAGGCGGCGCATGCCTGGGCCGAGCTGCATCTGCCCGGTCTGGGCTGGGTCGGGTTTGACCCGGCCAACCGCTGCTGCCCGGATGACCGCTATATCCGGTTGGGGTCAGGCTTTGATGCACAGGATGCAGCGCCCATCCGCGGCATTGCGCGGGGCGGCGGCAAGGAAGAGATGGATGTGACCGTTGCGATCCTGCAGGCAAGCCAATAG